The segment AACTGAACGGTTCCCCGAAACTGACTCTCCGGACGGCTGAACGCGGGGAATAGCCAAGTGTGTGGAGTGCGTTATGTTCACACATGGACCCCTGGGGGTGGCTCGTCGGCTACGTGGTCCTGTTCGCCCTGCTTCACCTGCTGTTGTACTACCTGTACGTCCGTCGCGCGGACGACGACCCGTCGTCGTCTCCGTCGTTTTCCGAACCCGACCGCGGCCGACCGCGGACCTCGCCCCAGTCGCCACACGACCACTACGCGCCGCGCCAGGAGTTCGACGACCCCGCGGAACTCGAGGCGACCCTCGAGTTCGACGGCGAAACGATCCAGTGTCCCCACTGCGGGGCTCGCAACGAGTCGGATCAGACGTTCAGTTACTGCTGGAACTGCGTCTCCTCGATCCACCGCTAAGCGAGTCGGACAGCCCGGCCTCGAGCGCGTCGAGGTGGTCCGCACCGACGACGGCGACGACCGAGCCGTCCGTCTGTCGCGCCCGCAATTGCTCGACCATGCATCGTTCGCGCGCGTCGTCGCGATACGCGGTCGGACGCTCGGCCTCGTCTTGCGTCCCGCCGAGCAGCGCCCGGACGCCGGCGACGTGTGCCCGCTCGTGAGCCGCTTGCGTCTCCGGATCGTCCGCGCGCGTACAGGAGTACGACACCGGCTCGTCGGCGGCGACGGTCAGTGACGTCGCATCGGTGACGGTCGCGGCGACTCGGCTGGTCAGCGCGTCTCTGGTCGCGTTCCCGAGACTCGAGAGAACGCGTCTGGCGGTCGACGGCGAGACGCGGTCGGCGACGAGCCGGGCGACGAGCCGGCGGACGAACGGCCAGTTCGGGGCGTCGATACCGACGACCTCGGCGCTCGAGACGGCGTCGATTGCCGCGCTCATCTCGCCGCCGAACCGGGGCGGAGATCGTTCGTCTCGGGCGTACGCGCGATACAGCGGGATCGCGGCCGCGGGCAACTCGAGGGCGAGCGTGTCGGGTTCGACCCGCTCTATGACCGTTCGCACGCGGCCGACGCTCGCCGGGTGGTCGTGGACGGCGCCGAGGAGCACGACTTCGCCGGCTTGGTGACGAATCGAACGACAGAACTGGGCGGTGACTCGCGGGTCGTCGACGACGGTCTCGATCGAAGACGCGGCCATCTGATGACGAATACCACTACGCGAGAGCGATCATAACCGTTTCGTTATCACCGCAAGTAGATCGTTACCCGAACGAACCGTTCTGTTACTCGCGAAAGTCCGCCGTTTCTCGCGTGAAACGATCGGTGGATTCGAATAGCGAGGGTATTACTCCGGATCGGATCGATCGCGTCGACCGGCGCTCGCGACCGACGATCAGGTCTCGAGACCGGATACAGAGGCGATATAGCGCCCGTTCGGGCGTGTTGTGGGAAGTAATGGATCGTGAGCTTCGACAACGGTTTCGCCCGTTTATCCGACTCGAATCCGTTGTCGGAGGCGGATAGCCGGCAGTGAACACGCGTCTGGGCCGCCGATCGGCGATTCGGCGTGGTCAGGCCGATCGTTCGTCGTCGCTTGCCGTTTCCCGACTCGAGATTCGGCCGTCCCTCGAGATCGTCGCGGTCGCCCTTCTGGATCGTCGCCGTCCTCGTGCGACCGTTCACGATCTAGCGGACGAAGGCGCGCCCCTCGGACGAATCGACGAACGCCAGACCCTCGCTCAGACGACGAACGGCAGCCACCTCGGCTGGATCACGCGCGCTCGAGGGCGGCTGTGAGCGCTCGCGCCCGAATCACGCGACACCGGACACACTATGCGGGAGACACTCGAACCGTGGGACACCGGCAAGCGGGTATTGAACGCCGACGGGACCGTAGTCGGGCGTCTCTCCCACGTCGAAAACGGTCGCGGCTACGTCGTACTCGACCCGACCCTCCTCCAGACGATCAAAGCCAAACTCGGCTGGGGGTCGGTCACCGACGACGCACACCCGCTCGATTCGGGGAGCATCGAGAAGGTCACGGACGATGCCGTCCACCTGCGCGGAACGCTGTGACCGGCTCAGTCCGTCGCGCGCTGGTCGAACGCGGAAATCGGCCTCGCGGTCGCTCTGTACCGACGGAAGGCGTCGTGAGCCCACTCGAGCGCCGCCGTCGAATCGTTCCGGATCACGCCCCGGTAGGTCAGGTCGTCGTCGAACGGGACGACGTAGACGACCGACTCGGTCGGCGTCTCGACGATCGAGAGCTCGTAGGGGACCGTCGGCACCGTGTAGACGTCGATCTCCCCCTCGAGCGCGCCGTCTCCCAACAGATCGGCGTGATCCGTCAGCGTCACTCGTGCCAGCGCCTCGGTGACGACGAGTTCGACGTCGAAGGCGTCGTCGATTGCGCGCTCGCGAAACTGCCGTCGGAACGCCGGCGTTCTGTCGGCCGCGGCGATGGCGCGAAGTCGCTCTGCGCGGTCGATCAGCTCGATGATCTCCTCGAACGGTTCGTTCGGCGCGTGTGCCGGGACTTCGAGCAGGGTGGCATCGCGGATCAGGTCCGTTGAGATGGGGGTCTCCGTGGGCAACTCGCGGAGCAGATCGCTCGTCCTCGAGATCGACTCGAACGTCTGCCGACTCCGGCGATGTGCCGTGAGCGCGAGTCGACCGGCGACGGTCAGCCGAAACCCGTCCTCACAGCGTCGTATACAATCGAGCGCCTCGAGTTCCCTGATGGCACGATCGATCGTCGATCGGGAGCAATCGAGGACCGCGATCAACTCGCGTTTTGTCGCCGGCCCGTCGTCGAGGTGCTCGAGCAGCGGCGAACGCTTGGCGACGGTCTGTAAAACGTCGTCTCCGGTACTCGAATGCCCCATCCTCACCTATTCGACGACGAGCGACGAGTAAAAAGTTCCCGATCAGGCAGTCGCGTCGACGCTTAGACGCCGGTACTGTACCGCAAGATGCCCGCAAAGCCGCCGAAGGCGTTGTACAGCTGTTCGCCCTTCTCGAAGTCCGTCGAGATGAACTTCGTCTCGGTCCCGCGCTGTTCGGCGATCTCGATGAGGTGGTCGATCGCGTCCTCGCGGTCGGCGTCGTCGGCCTCGATCGCGGTTCCACACTCAGAACACTCGTGATCCGGCGTGGAATTACGCCGATCGATCACTTCGTAGTCGGTGTTCGAACACTCCGGACAGTCGAAGACGACGACGTCGGAGCGCAAGTCCTCGCTGATCAGCAGCGTCTCGACCGAGCCCATGATGAGGTTGTCGCGGGTCTGCTCGAAGCCGTAGGTCGCCCGCTCGCCCGCGTGGAGTTCCTCGAAAAACTCCTCCATCTCCTGTTTTTCCTTCATGACCTCCGCGTCGGCCAGCGCCTCCTCGGCGTTGTCGACGAGTTCCTTCAGACCGGATTCGTCGGTATAGGAGACGTCGAACTTGCCGATGACGTTGTCCTGAATCTCGTGGTGGAGGTAATCGCCGTCGAGGAACTCGTCTTTCGTCGGCGAGGGGCCGCCGACGAGAATCCCGTCGAGTTCGTGGCGCTTCGGGACGAACAGATCGTTGCCCATTCCCGCGACTTCCTGATAGAAGTTGTCGATGGCCTCGAGGCGCAGTCGGGCGAACCGCTGTGCGGACTGGCCACCCTTTCGCTGCTTGCCGGGCACCAGCGAGGAGGCAGACTTGACCGGCTCGATGCGCTTACCACGCAGCCAGCCGACGTTCGCTTCGCGCCGGTCGAGGACGATCAGCCCGTAGAGGCCGTTGTCCGCCAGCATGTGCTCTAACGGCTCGGTGAGAAAGTCCGAATCGCAGTGATACCGGAAGGATTCGACGGGCTGGGGCGGGCTCTCGAGGACGTTCGTGACCATCTCCGTCTGGCCGCCGCCGGCGTCGACGGCCCCCGAGAACATGACGAGCCCGTTCTCCGGCGGGTACGTATCGTAGTACCGAAGCCGGTCTTTGATCGATGTCAACGCGTCCTGTACGTTGGTGCGGGTCTGCTTCGACTTGATGTTTGCCGCTTCGGAGTGTTCCTGGGTGACGTGTGCGACGACGTCACTGATCTGGCGATCGTCGGGAACGTAGATGGTCACGAGTTGCGTTCCCGACCCCTCGTAGTCCTTGAGATCCTCGATAACCTTCCGGAATTCGTACTTCTTCCGGTCGGATTGCTCCTGCTCGCCCTCCTGACTCATTGTTTGTCCACTAGCGGACCTGCGGGTAAGTATTTGTTGACCTGCCGAGCGCGTGCACAACGGGCGTTTCAGGCCGTCTTCCGGCGGACTATCCGCCCCCAGTCCGTCGCTGTTCGAGTGATTTCTATGTTGGTATCGAAGCCGTTTTGGCTCGCGCACCCCTGGGTCCCTGCATGAACGGCGATAGCGACATGACTCTGGCGTTCGAACTCGAGGCGTTGAAGGAAGTCGCCTCCCCCGAATCCGTCTTCGAGGACGCCCGGAGTTGGACCACCTACATCGGCGTCGTCTCCGAGAAACCGACCTACGTCGTGACGAACTTCACGCGGAAAAATCGCGTGCGCCAGGACTTCTTCT is part of the Halostagnicola kamekurae genome and harbors:
- a CDS encoding DUF7577 domain-containing protein — encoded protein: MDPWGWLVGYVVLFALLHLLLYYLYVRRADDDPSSSPSFSEPDRGRPRTSPQSPHDHYAPRQEFDDPAELEATLEFDGETIQCPHCGARNESDQTFSYCWNCVSSIHR
- a CDS encoding helix-turn-helix transcriptional regulator, which codes for MGHSSTGDDVLQTVAKRSPLLEHLDDGPATKRELIAVLDCSRSTIDRAIRELEALDCIRRCEDGFRLTVAGRLALTAHRRSRQTFESISRTSDLLRELPTETPISTDLIRDATLLEVPAHAPNEPFEEIIELIDRAERLRAIAAADRTPAFRRQFRERAIDDAFDVELVVTEALARVTLTDHADLLGDGALEGEIDVYTVPTVPYELSIVETPTESVVYVVPFDDDLTYRGVIRNDSTAALEWAHDAFRRYRATARPISAFDQRATD
- the prf1 gene encoding peptide chain release factor aRF-1 — encoded protein: MSQEGEQEQSDRKKYEFRKVIEDLKDYEGSGTQLVTIYVPDDRQISDVVAHVTQEHSEAANIKSKQTRTNVQDALTSIKDRLRYYDTYPPENGLVMFSGAVDAGGGQTEMVTNVLESPPQPVESFRYHCDSDFLTEPLEHMLADNGLYGLIVLDRREANVGWLRGKRIEPVKSASSLVPGKQRKGGQSAQRFARLRLEAIDNFYQEVAGMGNDLFVPKRHELDGILVGGPSPTKDEFLDGDYLHHEIQDNVIGKFDVSYTDESGLKELVDNAEEALADAEVMKEKQEMEEFFEELHAGERATYGFEQTRDNLIMGSVETLLISEDLRSDVVVFDCPECSNTDYEVIDRRNSTPDHECSECGTAIEADDADREDAIDHLIEIAEQRGTETKFISTDFEKGEQLYNAFGGFAGILRYSTGV